The genomic stretch ACTGCCACCGTTGCCGCCGCCCCCTCCGCCGCTACCGCCCCCTCCGTTGCCACCACCGCCCCCCCCATTTCCGCCTCCACCGCCGCCACTACCTCCGCCGCCCCCACCACCACCACCGCTTCCTCCACCCCCACTGCCACCTTCCTTGGCCTGAACGCTGGACACCCCGGACAGGTTGTCCGGGATCAATACGGTAGACGCCGACAGGACTGCGCCGATGGCCATTGCGAGCATGAGCTTTTGAATGTGCATATCGTTCTCCGTCTTTGTTGTCTTGATTGGGAACCTGGTTGTGCAGTGTTGCGCTTGAGTCGGCCCGTTCCCGGGGTCAGTGAATGCTTGAAGCGAGTTCGAAGATCGGGATGTACATCAGGATCACGATCACCCCGATCAGCAGGCCGATGAAGGTCATGAGCAGCGGTTCGAACAGCCGCACGAACCACTCGATCCAGCGGCTGATTTCCTCGTCATAGAAATCGGCGCTGCGCTCCATCATTTGCCCGAGGTTGCCGGACTGCTCGCCGGCGCGCAGCAGGCGCAGGGACACGGGCGTCACCAGCCGATTGAGCTCCAGCGCGGTGGACAATGACTGTCCTTCGCGCACCCGTTCGCAGGCCTGGTCGAGTCGCGCCCGCGAGGCTACGGTGAGCAGGCCCCGGACCATGCCCATGGCGGTCACCAGCGGAATCCCGCCTTGCAGCAGAATCCCCAGGGATCGGTAAAACCGCGCCAGCTCATACATGAAGATCCGCTGGTGCACGGCGGGGAGTTTTTCCACCAGTCGATCCAGCCCACGGCGAAACGCCGGTTGTTTCTGCAACACGGCGAGGGCGGTGATGATTGCCGCCAGAATCCCGAAAAACTCACCCTGATGCGCGTGCAAAAACATCCCGCTGCTCATCAGAATCTGCGACAGCCACGGCAGGTTCGAGCCCAGTCCTTCGAACACCAGGCTGAAACGCGGCACCACGTAGCCCATCAAAAACAGCACCACGCCACCGCCGACCACCAACAACAACAGCGGGTAGATCGAGGCGCTGACGATCTTCTGCCGCACCTCGTCCATGCGCTGGCGATAGCTGACATAACGACCCAGCGCATCGCCGACCGCGCCGGTCTTCTCGCTGGACTGCACCAGCGCCACGTACAGCGGCGGGAAAACCGCCGACAGCTGGGCCAACGCCTGGGAGAACGATTTGCCTTCGTACAGCAGCCGCACCAGCTCAGTCAGGGTTTTTCGGGCGGCGGGCGCGGTTTCTTTTTCCGCCAGGCTTTCCAGTGCGTCGATCAACGGCAGGCCGGCATTGAGCAACGTGGTCAGCTCCTGGCTGAACAGCACCAGGTTGAAGGTCTCGCGTTGGCTCAGGCGCAGCGAACGCCAGTGCCGTTCGGCGTGCAGGCTGACCACGCGCAAGCCCTGATCTTCGGCGATGCGCCGCGCTTCGCTGTGACCGGGCGCTTCGATGTTCAGCGACACCACGCCGGCCTTGCCCACTGCCTTCAGATGAAAACGCATGCCGTGTGCTCCGCTCATTGCCAGTTGGTGACTTCGGCGTTTTCGCCTTCGCCGCCGGGCTGGCCGTCCTTGCCCATCGACAGCAAGTCGTACTCGGCGTTTTCACCGGGGTAGCGGTAGGTGTAGTTACGGCCCCATGGGTCCTGCGGGAGTTTTTTCTGCAAGTACGGGCCGGTCCATTTCGCCTCGTCACTCGGCGCGG from Pseudomonas allokribbensis encodes the following:
- a CDS encoding type II secretion system F family protein; this translates as MRFHLKAVGKAGVVSLNIEAPGHSEARRIAEDQGLRVVSLHAERHWRSLRLSQRETFNLVLFSQELTTLLNAGLPLIDALESLAEKETAPAARKTLTELVRLLYEGKSFSQALAQLSAVFPPLYVALVQSSEKTGAVGDALGRYVSYRQRMDEVRQKIVSASIYPLLLLVVGGGVVLFLMGYVVPRFSLVFEGLGSNLPWLSQILMSSGMFLHAHQGEFFGILAAIITALAVLQKQPAFRRGLDRLVEKLPAVHQRIFMYELARFYRSLGILLQGGIPLVTAMGMVRGLLTVASRARLDQACERVREGQSLSTALELNRLVTPVSLRLLRAGEQSGNLGQMMERSADFYDEEISRWIEWFVRLFEPLLMTFIGLLIGVIVILMYIPIFELASSIH